Proteins co-encoded in one Papaver somniferum cultivar HN1 chromosome 5, ASM357369v1, whole genome shotgun sequence genomic window:
- the LOC113278750 gene encoding uncharacterized protein LOC113278750 encodes MTAVGRINLPTMVGGRMVMQYFSLLDCRAPYNAILGRDWIHAMEAVTSTVHQCLKFITPAGVMKQSQCFPTSYQGRGKEGPPTIEELVEVQIGDRKEQTTFIRAELPLGESEILITLLKNNKDVFAWSLRDIPGIDPDIACHRLNISEGFKPVRQKPRKMAPERKANVAEEIDRMLEARIIRPVKYPEWLENIVVVPKKNGKIRNAGATYQRLVDEMFKDMIGKTMEVYIDDMVVKSKKKESHLMDLKRTFDRLRQYGMKLNASKCSFGLTSGKFLGYMMTQIGIEANPEQIRAILEMSSPRNKKEIQRLTGRLAALNRFISWFSDKCKSFFLALKKVKKFDWNEECERAFNEIKQYLISPPVLTSPKTGQTVYIYLAASDYVVCAVLFVREPEERPVYFVSKSLTDAETRYSKIEKMALALMHAARRLKPYFEGRRLVVYTEYPLKKVLGRTDDSSRLATWDTYLGAYTIDYEPRTAEKGHAITSLMADFPVDDIPVSESILEEEILHDTETSNNQDEYEAVISGLKTAIHLGARKVKLITDSRLVENHYSGTYKSRNERLASYLEYIHELAKEFELFEIEKKPKLENRHADALAYVSAVVVSDTTRYIVVEFQELPSTHSTIDAARKVYAGENNSSSLEIPEDSMDTDEVDNIQPEDWRQPYIHFLKTQELPQDKNQAGKITRTARRYALIEGELYKKPMSMEPYLRCVTRELGKQLLAEAHEGCCGNHSGGRSLAHRLLFQGYFWPYMQNDAKEYTKRFGVPAMIVSDNGKQFDCESIKSLCEGLHIKHNFSTPYYAQSNEQAEATDRVILDNLKKTLDKAKGRWT; translated from the exons ATGACAGCAGTAGGAAGGATCAATCTTCCTACGATGGTGGGAGGAAGGATGGTTATGCAATATTTCTCGTTGCTAGATTGTCGTGCACCCTACAACGCTATCTTAGGGCGTGATTGGATCCATGCAATGGAGGCGGTAACTTCCACTGTACACCAGTGCTTGAAGTTCATTACTCCAGCAGGGGTGATGAAG CAATCACAGTGCTTCCCGACCTCTTATCAAGGAAGAGGAAAGGAAGGACCACCAACTATTGAGGAGTTGGTGGAAGTGCAAATTGGGGATCGGAAGGAGCAGACAACGTTTATCAGAGCAGAATTGCCGTTAGGCGAAAGTGAAATCTTGATCACCCTTctgaaaaataataaagatgtctTCGCTTGGAGTCTCAGGGACATTCCAGGTATTGACCCCGACATCGCATGCCATCGGTTGAATATCAGTGAAGGATTTAAACCAGTGAGACAGAAGCCACGAAAAATGGCTCCGGAACGGAAGGCAAATGTTGCTGAGGAGATTGACAGGATGTTAGAAGCAAGAATAATAAGACCTGTCAAGTATCCAGAATGGTTAGAAAATATTGTAGTAGTTCCGAAGAAAAATGGGAAAATTCGG aACGCGGGAGCAACTTATCAGCGTCTCGTGGATGAAATGTTCAAGGATATGATCGGGAAAACCATGGAAGTTTACATCGACGATATGGTGGTCAAGTCCAAAAAGAAGGAATCTCACCTTATGGACTTGAAAAGAACTTTTGATCGGCTCCGGCAATATGGGATGAAGTTAAATGCATCTAAGTGCTCTTTTGGACTCACATCTGGGAAGTTCCTTGGGTATATGATGACACAAATAGGAATTGAAGCCAATCCAGAACAAATTAGAGCAATTTTGGAGATGTCATCGCCAAGAAACAAAAAGGAAATACAAAGGCTTACAGGGAGATTAGCTGCGTTGAATAGATTCATTTCTTGGTTTTCAGACAAATGTAAGTCCTTTTTCTTAGCCTTAAAGAAGGTCAAAAAATTTGATTGGAATGAGGAGTGTGAGCGTGCATTTAATGAAATAAAACAGTATCTAATCTCACCGCCAGTCCTCACAAGTCCAAAGACTGGCCAGACGGTCTACATCTATTTGGCTGCAAGTGATTATGTCGTTTGTGCAGTATTGTTTGTTCGAGAGCCGGAGGAGAGGCCAGTTTATTTTGTTAGCAAATCACTAACAGATGCTGAGACTAGGTACTCAAAAATAGAGAAAATGGCATTAGCTCTTATGCATGCCGCAAGGCGTTTAAAGCCATACTTCGAAGGACGACGACTTGTGGTTTATACTGAGTACCCGTTAAAGAAAGTATTAGGGAGAACTGATGACTCCAGCAGGCTGGCCACATGGGATACTTATCTCGGTGCATACACCATTGATTATGAGCCAAGAACAGCCGAGAAAGGGCATGCAATAACATCGCTAATGGCGGACTTCCCAGTAGATGACATTCCAGTTTCAGAATCCATACTCGAGGAAGAAATCTTGCATGATACGGAAA CCTCAAACAACCAAGATGAATACGAGGCTGTAATTTCAGGCTTGAAAACTGCTATTCACTTGGGGGCGCGGAAGGTTAAGCTAATAACAGATTCAAGACTGGTAGAAAACCATTACAGTGGCACATATAAATCCAGAAATGAAAGGTTAGCATCTTACTTGGAATACATACATGAATTAGCAAAGGAATTTGAATTGTTCGAAATCGAGAAAAAGCCAAAGCTAGAAAATAGGCATGCAGACGCTCTTGCTTACGTGTCGGCAGTCGTTGTATCCGACACGACACGGTATATTGTAGTCGAATTCCAAGAACTTCCCAGCACTCACAGCACCATCGACGCTGCACGCAAAGTTTACGCCggtgagaataattcttcctcaCTCGAAATCCCTGAAGATTCTATGGATACCGATGAAGTAGATAACATCCAACCTGAAGATTGGCGTCAACCATACATTCATTTCCTGAAAACGCAAGAGCTTCCACAGGATAAGAATCAAGCCGGGAAGATAACAAGAACTGCTAGGAGATATGCTCTTATTGAGGGAGAGCTATACAAGAAACCGATGTCGATGGAACCGTACCTGCGATGTGTAACTCGAGAGTTAGGGAAACAATTGCTAGCAGAAGCACATGAAGGGTGCTGCGGAAATCATTCTGGAGGAAGAAGTCTGGCGCATCGGTTGCTGTTTCAAGGATATTTTTGGCCTTACATGCAAAATGACGCGAAGGAATATACCAAAAG GTTCGGCGTGCCAGCAATGATCGTTTCCGATAACGGGAAGCAGTTTGATTGTGAGTCGATAAAATCATTGTGTGAAGGGCTGCATATTAAACACAATTTCTCTACCCCATACTATGCACAAAGCAATGAACAGGCCGAGGCGACTGATAGGGTTATCTTGGATAACCTAAAGAAGACCTTGGACAAAGCCAAGGGAAGATGGACGTAA
- the LOC113278752 gene encoding uncharacterized protein LOC113278752, with amino-acid sequence MIDELLMQNQSRVEEQQILSMKKSMDSTFVWKIRRFRPPSNFIQPQFKDFFDVKNGNPVEHSNSIKDFGMLSDSFFEQYKINLGSKNGSSHLFLLHREPGESLGDFNIRFCQEVSEVGKVDESFVIEAYKNAMEERKESKVVANSKKDNVEEPAKPKQQFEGNTKNNSHEGPSRKVRNDEDSRNPQEKQRVKFPKLNIGLGEHFKKIKDSLPIPEPLPAETRDKRDKNKYCAHHKDHGHNTDTCRALAAEVQKMIEEGKLQQYVKNSPAQVNTLDNTLDLREIRVSHARVNITSRKAQENATRLKLRHINDWRVSNKVDYASLIGTETLEEGKTEISFSNADLAEVYQPHNDAIMILALIQMYKVRRVRDTGSSISVICSGAYSSMNLRERVKLKQMITLSLDSVGKQ; translated from the exons ATGATTGATGAGTTGTTAATGCAAAATCAATCTAGAGTTGAAGAGCAGCAAATCTTATCCATGAAGAAGTCAATGGATTCTACATTTGTTTGGAAGATAAGACGATTCCGCCCACCCTCAAACTTCATCCAGCCTCAGTTCAAAGACTTTTTTGACGTCAAGAATGGGAATCCGGTGGAGCAC TCTAATTCAATCAAGGATTTTGGAATGTTGTCGGATTCCTTTTTCGAGCAGTACAAGATTAATCTCGGGAGCAAGAATGGAAGCAGTCATTTATTCCTATTGCATAGGGAACCTGGCGAAAGTCTAGGTGATTTTAATATAAGGTTCTGTCAGGAAGTAAGCGAAGTTGGAAAAGTTGATGAGAGTTTCGTGATAGAAGCATACAAAAATGCAATGGA agaaagaaaagaaagcaaaGTTGTCGCGAACAGCAAGAAGGACAATGTCGAGGAACCGGCGAAACCGAAACAACAATTTGAAGGTAATACCAAAAACAATAGCCATGAAGGTCCATCAAGGAAGGTGAGAAACGATGAAGATTCACGTAATCCGCAAGAAAAGCAAAGAGTAAAGTTTCCCAAGCTGAATATTGGACTTGGGGAACATTTTAAgaagattaaagactcgttgCCCATTCCGGAGCCCCTACCAGCGGAAACAAGGGATAAGAGAGATAAGAATAAATATTGTGCTCATCACAAAGATCATGGGCACAATACAGATACTTGTCGTGCTCTCGCAGCGGAAGTCCAGAAAATGATTGAAGAAGGAAAGCTGCAGCAATACGTGAAGAATAGTCCGGCACAAGTCAACACACTGGACAACACTTTAGATTTACGAGAGATTAGAGTGAGCCACGCAAGAGTTAACATAACTTCGAGAAAGGCTCAGGAGAATGCTACACGGTTGAAGTTACGTCATATTAACGATTGGCGAGTATCGAACAAGGTCGATTATGCCAGTCTGATTGGTACGGAGACCTTAGAAGAGGGGAAGACTGAGATTTCTTTTTCGAACGCTGATCTTGCTGAAGTATATCAACCACATAATGATGCAATCATGATTCTAGCTCTCATTCAAATGTATAAGGTACGTCGAGTTCGTGATACTGGAAGTTCAATTAGCGTCATATGCTCAGGAGCATACTCTTCAATGAATTTGAGAGAGAGAGTCAAGTTGAAGCAGATGATAACCCTATCATTGGATTCAGTGGGGAAACAATGA